The following is a genomic window from bacterium.
CCAGCGCCATCGAGAGCGCGAAGAGCAAAAAACGATGCTTCATCCAGGGAATGTTTCGAATCTTGATCTGGGTCATGTTACACGCTCAATTTTTTCACGTCGCGGCGGCTCAGAATGTAATCGTAAACCAATCGCGTCATGGTGACGGCGGTATAAAGCGTCGTCAAGATGCCGATCATCAGGGTGACCGCGAAGCCCCGCACCGGCCCGGTGCCGAATTGGTAAAGGACGACGCCCGAAAGGAAGGTCGTCACGTTGGAATCGATGATGGCCCGGATCGCATTGGAATAGCCGGCGTCGACTGCCGCCTTGACGGTCTTGCCCGCGGCCAACTCTTCTTTGATGCGCTCCAGGATGATGACGTTGGCGTCGACCGCCATGCCGATGGTCAGCACGATGCCGGCCACGCCGGGCAGAGTCAGGGTGGCGCCGAACAAGGTAAGAAGCGCGAAGACGAAGATCACGTTGAAGAAAACCGCGAAGTCGGCAAGGACGCCCGACCACTTGTAATAAACGGCCATGAACACGACGACGATGGCCGCCGCCAGGAGCATCGCCTTGAGGCCCTTATCGATGGAGCTTTTGCCAAGGGAGGGCCCGATAACGGTTTTTGTGGCCTCCTTGAGGCTGGCCGGAAGGGCGCCCTCACGCAAAACGACGGTCAAGTCTTCGGCCTCGCGGATCAAGGCTTGGTAGTCGCCGTAGCCCAAGGTGATCTGGGCCTCGCCGTTGGGGATGGCGGTTTTGATCACCGGCGCCTTGCTCACGGTGCCGTCGAGCAGGATGGCCAGCCGCTTGCCGATATTATTGGCGGTCAAGTCGGCGAAGGCCTTGGTGCCCGCGGGATCGAAGGACAGGCTGACGTAGGGCTCGTTGTTCTGGACGCTGACCTGGGCATTGCGCAGCATCTCGCCGGAAAGCTCGACCTTGCGTTTCAGCAAATAAGGAACCCCGCCGGAGATCTTCTTGGTCATCGGATCGTAGCTGATCTCGTAGGCGATCTCGGTGTCGGGCGGCAGCTTGGTTTTCAAGGCCTCGTTGATCTTCTCGACCGCCTCCTCGGTGAAGCCCGAGGGCAGCTTCTGCTCGGCTCTCGCCTGCTCGATCATCTGCTGGAGCTGGTCTTGGCGGAGAGTCTCATCGACCAGCTTGAACTCGAGCTTGCCGGCCCGCTTGACCAAGCCGATGGCCCGCTCGGGATCGCTGACTCCCGGCAGCTCGATGACGACTCGATTGTCGCCCAGCCGGCGGATATCGGGCTCGGCGACGCCGTGGCGGTCGATCCGGTTGCGGATCGTCTCCACCGCCTGCTTCAAGGTCTCATCCTTCAGCCGATTTTGATAAGCTTCGCTTTGGGCCAGGAAGATGGCGGGGCCGGGATCGGCCTTTTCCAGAACCGAGCCGAATTGGGCGATAACCTCGGCTTCGATCTTCTCGCTCCCTTGGCCCGGCTGCGGAAACACT
Proteins encoded in this region:
- the secD gene encoding protein translocase subunit SecD, yielding MDSRWRWQFYLALFVTIFSVYLLVPTVFNFGRYWDAAERQGAELPWYVKLFPEKQLNLGLDIRGGIYVELEVNVNEALIHRSDITVGEIERFLREKGIAFRKVAIIPKTDRIQIYLNSPEGLTPLRQHLDQIYGTSFKELETPPVLTFKVKDGGEEAAQAQWQAVVAWAQAKPEILEVERLQDLIQVFPQPGQGSEKIEAEVIAQFGSVLEKADPGPAIFLAQSEAYQNRLKDETLKQAVETIRNRIDRHGVAEPDIRRLGDNRVVIELPGVSDPERAIGLVKRAGKLEFKLVDETLRQDQLQQMIEQARAEQKLPSGFTEEAVEKINEALKTKLPPDTEIAYEISYDPMTKKISGGVPYLLKRKVELSGEMLRNAQVSVQNNEPYVSLSFDPAGTKAFADLTANNIGKRLAILLDGTVSKAPVIKTAIPNGEAQITLGYGDYQALIREAEDLTVVLREGALPASLKEATKTVIGPSLGKSSIDKGLKAMLLAAAIVVVFMAVYYKWSGVLADFAVFFNVIFVFALLTLFGATLTLPGVAGIVLTIGMAVDANVIILERIKEELAAGKTVKAAVDAGYSNAIRAIIDSNVTTFLSGVVLYQFGTGPVRGFAVTLMIGILTTLYTAVTMTRLVYDYILSRRDVKKLSV